A genomic segment from Paenibacillus sp. FSL K6-1096 encodes:
- a CDS encoding cation-translocating P-type ATPase, with amino-acid sequence MEYYRRSVTETLDEIRSSTGGLTSAEAGSRLARDGYNELKGKQKEPLWKLFLENFKDPMVIVLLIAATVQIVMGHLMESIIIFVVLILNAVISVIQTRKAEGSLDALRKMSAPEAKVIRDGALLSIPARELVRGDIVFLEAGDYVPADGRIIESGSLRIDEGMLTGESEAVEKHTEQIAQDAPLGDRRNMAFSGSLVVYGRGTLVITGTALDTEIGKIAGLIESAEAKQTPLQRKLEGFSKKLGIAVLLLSILIFAIQAARVWLTKDTVDTGEAILSALMFAVAVAVAAIPEALSSIVTIVLSVGTNKMARQNAIIRKLPAVEALGSTSVICTDKTGTLTQNKMTVVDYYLPGGPKEQFDLKADEWSEEARKLLHIAVLCNDSNINEEGKELGDPTEVALIAFSNSKDKDYREIRDNFPREAELPFDSDRKLMTTLHTFSGQKALLTKGGPDVLFSRCTRVLLEGREVPLTAEVLERFQEANEQFSARALRVLAYAYKNVPDTMTEVGLDDEQDLVLVGLSAMIDPPREAVYGSIAESNKAGIRTIMITGDHKTTAQAIGRDIGLMAEDEIAVTGQELDAMSDEELDSKLEQIGVYARVSPENKIRIVRAWQRKGKITAMTGDGVNDAPALKQADIGVAMGSGTDVAKDSAAMILTDDNFVSIVSAVAVGRTVFDNIKKAIAYLFAGNLGAIIAILFALIFDWINPFTAIQLLFINLANDSLPAIALGMEKAEPDVMSRKPRDINEGIFAGGMMQAVITRGLLIGVAVIVSQYIGLQHSEEMGIAMAFTTLILARTLQTFAARSNSQTAIEAGFFSNKYVIGAVLICFAFYGIAVLPGVREIFSIPATFGLNHWLTASGLALGAVIVMELAKLVRRLRPAKQAA; translated from the coding sequence ATGGAATATTACCGCCGCAGTGTAACCGAAACGCTGGATGAAATCCGCAGCTCTACGGGCGGGCTAACGTCTGCTGAAGCCGGCAGCCGGCTGGCCCGGGATGGCTATAATGAGTTGAAGGGCAAACAGAAGGAACCGCTCTGGAAGCTGTTCCTGGAGAATTTCAAGGACCCGATGGTCATTGTGCTGCTCATCGCGGCAACGGTGCAGATCGTAATGGGGCACCTGATGGAGTCCATTATCATCTTCGTGGTGCTGATTCTGAATGCAGTGATCAGCGTGATTCAGACCCGCAAGGCAGAGGGATCACTGGACGCGCTGCGCAAGATGTCCGCGCCCGAAGCCAAGGTTATCCGGGACGGGGCGCTGTTGTCTATTCCAGCCAGGGAACTGGTCCGGGGCGATATCGTGTTCCTGGAAGCAGGCGATTACGTCCCTGCTGACGGACGGATTATTGAGTCGGGCAGCCTGCGGATTGACGAGGGGATGTTAACCGGCGAATCCGAAGCCGTAGAGAAGCATACGGAGCAGATTGCTCAAGACGCCCCGCTGGGCGACCGGCGCAACATGGCCTTCAGCGGCTCACTGGTCGTCTACGGCCGGGGAACGCTGGTTATTACGGGAACGGCGCTGGATACGGAGATCGGGAAGATCGCCGGGCTGATCGAGAGTGCCGAAGCGAAGCAGACGCCTCTGCAGCGCAAGCTGGAGGGCTTCAGCAAGAAACTGGGCATCGCGGTCCTGCTGCTGTCCATCCTCATCTTCGCCATTCAGGCGGCACGGGTGTGGCTCACGAAGGATACGGTAGATACGGGTGAAGCCATTCTAAGCGCCCTGATGTTCGCCGTGGCTGTAGCCGTTGCCGCGATCCCCGAGGCGTTGTCTTCTATTGTAACCATCGTGCTCTCCGTGGGCACGAACAAGATGGCCCGCCAGAATGCCATTATCCGCAAGCTGCCCGCCGTGGAAGCTCTGGGCTCAACGAGCGTAATCTGTACGGACAAGACCGGAACGCTGACCCAGAATAAAATGACGGTTGTCGATTATTACCTCCCCGGAGGGCCCAAGGAGCAGTTCGACCTGAAGGCCGATGAATGGTCGGAGGAAGCCCGCAAGCTGCTGCATATCGCCGTGCTCTGCAACGATTCCAACATTAATGAGGAAGGCAAGGAGCTGGGCGACCCGACCGAGGTGGCACTGATCGCCTTCAGTAACAGCAAGGACAAGGATTACCGCGAGATCCGCGATAACTTCCCGCGCGAGGCCGAACTGCCGTTCGACTCGGATCGTAAGCTGATGACTACGCTGCATACCTTCAGCGGGCAAAAGGCGCTGCTGACCAAAGGCGGCCCGGATGTCCTGTTCAGCAGATGTACCCGTGTGCTGCTGGAGGGCCGCGAGGTGCCGCTGACTGCGGAGGTACTCGAACGCTTCCAGGAAGCGAACGAGCAGTTCTCCGCCAGAGCGCTGCGCGTGCTTGCCTATGCTTATAAGAATGTGCCGGATACGATGACCGAGGTCGGCCTGGACGACGAGCAGGACCTGGTGCTGGTCGGCCTCTCAGCGATGATTGACCCGCCGCGTGAGGCCGTATATGGCTCTATCGCTGAATCCAACAAAGCGGGTATCCGCACGATCATGATTACCGGCGACCACAAGACCACCGCTCAGGCCATCGGCCGCGACATCGGGCTAATGGCGGAGGATGAGATCGCCGTCACCGGCCAGGAGCTGGACGCCATGTCCGATGAGGAGCTGGACAGCAAGCTGGAGCAGATTGGCGTATACGCCCGCGTCTCCCCGGAGAACAAGATCCGGATTGTCCGGGCCTGGCAGCGCAAGGGCAAAATCACAGCCATGACCGGTGACGGCGTCAACGATGCCCCGGCCTTGAAGCAGGCGGACATCGGGGTGGCCATGGGCAGCGGAACGGATGTCGCCAAGGACTCGGCAGCCATGATCCTCACCGACGATAACTTCGTATCCATCGTGAGCGCGGTGGCGGTCGGCCGGACGGTGTTCGATAACATCAAGAAGGCCATTGCTTATCTGTTCGCGGGGAACCTGGGGGCGATCATCGCCATCCTGTTCGCCCTGATCTTCGACTGGATTAACCCGTTCACCGCGATCCAGCTGTTGTTCATCAATCTGGCGAATGACTCCCTGCCTGCGATTGCCCTGGGCATGGAGAAGGCCGAGCCGGATGTGATGAGCCGCAAGCCGCGGGACATCAATGAAGGCATCTTCGCAGGCGGCATGATGCAGGCGGTCATTACGCGCGGTCTGCTGATCGGGGTTGCCGTCATTGTCTCCCAATATATCGGGCTGCAGCATTCGGAGGAGATGGGCATCGCCATGGCCTTCACCACGCTGATCCTGGCGCGCACGCTGCAGACCTTCGCTGCCCGCTCGAACAGCCAGACGGCCATTGAGGCCGGCTTCTTCAGCAACAAATATGTCATCGGCGCCGTATTGATCTGCTTCGCCTTCTATGGCATCGCCGTCCTGCCCGGCGTCAGAGAGATCTTCTCGATCCCGGCCACCTTCGGGCTGAACCACTGGCTGACCGCCTCCGGCCTTGCCTTAGGCGCAGTCATTGTGATGGAGCTGGCGAAGCTGGTCCGCCGCCTCCGGCCCGCGAAGCAGGCTGCTTAA